The window CAAACGTAGTTGATGGAAATCTTTTTGGATATATGAATCCTGTGGGATTTGCTTTGCAGAGACCGTTGATGATTTTGCTTGTTATAGTTACCCAGAAGCTATTCTTAGTACAGAACCGAATTGACATATTAGTGATATGGCTGTAGATATTGAGTCTCTTAACAAGTTTAGGCGTTGCCTAGACTTGGTTGATGTGTGCGAAAATGGATAGAGCTCTTGCGAGGGCTGAGAGCAAGGTAGAGAGATGTTGTTCCTATTGATGAAGAGAATTCAAGTCAAGGAGAGGGTTTATTATTTCGTGGCTTGaatttttttcttatatttttagaAAACCCATAATTCCTATAGGTTTGGGAAAAGTTATTGCCCTTGTCAAATTGGGAAATCTTTCTCTTATAGGTTTGGGACTATTTGAgatctatatataggggttgtagttgAGAATTTTAAAGAATGTATTGTAGTTTTCTATTCATAGTGGAAACTGCCCCGAAAATTAGGCTTAACCGAACCTGTTACGCAATATTAGATACACTTTATTATTGAGGAAGTAATATAGATTAAGCCGAATGGCAGAAAAAGACTAGTTGCTCTTTGGGCGGACCCTTCCTACTGAAATCCATAATGTTTTATGACTCGACTATTAAATTTGCTTCGGTCAATATAAATTGAGCATTGGATCATAAATTGCACAACTGGAGAACATCTTTTCAATttgtctcttttttcttttctctaattTGTAAATATTAAGTTGTTAAAAGTTGATACATTATAGAACAAAGTAGTTAAAATCATACAATAAAACATTTGTttgtctcttttctttcttttaatttgttgACAAAGTTCTCTCATGGGACTTTTCTCTTAAACAGTTATTGCAAAAACGAACAAAAAAATGTTCAATCTACAATCCACATATCACAGTTCTTACTAGTACATAGATCAAACATATTGAagctttcaaatcccaaatccttATGGAAAATGTTGTCTTACAAggcaaaatgaagaagaagaaaaaaaccaaTAAAACAAATACCCAAACAAACAGGTAACAAAGATGATTTTTATACACTTACAATTAGCAAACactggaaaaagaagaaagaaatcaatcaacAAAGTTCAGTTCTTGTCTTTTTCCTAACAGAAATACAACCTCTTTGATGATCTCTAAATATTCTAATCTCAGAAcaatccctcaaatcctcaagacTTATATACTGCTGCTTCACCATTCTTGAGAAATCACAACCAGTATCATTAATCCAAATATAAGGGTGACAAGATTCATCATAATAATAAAGCAAACTCTTCATTCCACTTTCATTATTATTCCCAAATTTATTACCACCTGGCATATAAGCCTTGTATATTTTCTTGGAATTTAGCCTCTTTGATGATCCTGCCTTCAAAGTATGAACTTTCTTCAAGATTGAACCAACCCTTATCTGCAATTCAATTGGTTTATCACTAAAATTCCAAATTCTTGTACCAAAACTAGAGACTTGAGCTTGATCTTTGCACCCATTGAAGcattttacaaaagaaactaggCTAAAATTACTGCCACCTTCCATTTCATTATGTGTATGAAAGTTTGGAATTTTTTGGTCACTATGGCTAGCTTTTTAAAGGGTCTAGAGAAAACGAAAATAATCATATATGTGCTGTAACTTTCGGCCAATTGCTATATATTCCAAACTTTCGCTATTAAGTGATTCTGATATTCTTGGATTTGTGGGCCATTGGAAATGTTACTTATTTGGTTAGGCAGTgagaaattttaattttattagcTGTGAGACTATgacacttttttatttttattttaaggaGTAACATGATATGTATAATATGAACAATTTCATAAAGACACCTATATCTTTCAGCGATAGAGAAGTGTCTCTCCACACTTTGAAATTACATACACGGTCGTTTGGTACGATGGATAAGCAAAAATAACTTTGGATAAAAATTTAGTACCGCCATATTTCTTATTTGATTATTAATTCTAAGATTAAAAATTGTACTGGGATAACTTATACATGTTAGATGATAGAATAGTAATCCTAGAATAAATCAGTAAAATTGACAATCCCGGGATTAATACAACATATCAAAcagtcaataaaaaataatattaggataactaatcccaacataacttatcttcaaaccaaacaatTATAAGTTTGTCAACTAAATCATAACTTCTCCTTTTTATGCAGCCGAATAAACTCAATATCTCGGTTAATTGaggaataaaacaagaaaacaaaagtgTATACATAATAGAAAAAGAATATATAGCTGCTAATTA of the Nicotiana tabacum cultivar K326 chromosome 7, ASM71507v2, whole genome shotgun sequence genome contains:
- the LOC107799535 gene encoding uncharacterized protein LOC107799535 yields the protein MEGGSNFSLVSFVKCFNGCKDQAQVSSFGTRIWNFSDKPIELQIRVGSILKKVHTLKAGSSKRLNSKKIYKAYMPGGNKFGNNNESGMKSLLYYYDESCHPYIWINDTGCDFSRMVKQQYISLEDLRDCSEIRIFRDHQRGCISVRKKTRTELC